The Bifidobacterium eulemuris genome includes a window with the following:
- a CDS encoding carbohydrate ABC transporter permease: MTDAVALAKERAFQRGASPWYKFKNGFFVFLKYFSLIFFAFCFLLPLVSCFVTAAKTEKEYQSTSVMDMPSNWFNFQNYIDAFTTSNMAVAFRNSIIVLVVVLVITTLIGTQLAYVLSRFTFPGNTVIRGLFTVAALLPGIAMQVALYKMMVNIGAVNTMWGYILMMCGTDVISIYVFIQFFENIPVSLDESAIVDGASYFTVYSKILLPLLKPAIVTCMILKGVGVYNEYYASNLYLQDSDLKTIAIALYSFTGPMGSKYNLICAGVIITLLPMLILFLVFQKQIYNGIAAGAVKE, encoded by the coding sequence ATGACTGATGCGGTCGCGTTGGCCAAGGAGCGCGCGTTCCAGCGGGGTGCCTCCCCCTGGTACAAGTTCAAGAATGGCTTCTTCGTCTTTCTGAAATATTTCAGCCTGATCTTTTTCGCCTTCTGTTTCCTGTTGCCGCTGGTCAGCTGTTTTGTGACCGCCGCCAAAACCGAGAAGGAATACCAGAGCACGTCCGTGATGGACATGCCGAGCAACTGGTTCAACTTCCAGAACTACATCGATGCGTTCACCACGTCGAATATGGCGGTGGCCTTCCGCAACTCGATCATCGTGCTGGTGGTGGTGCTCGTCATCACCACGCTGATCGGCACCCAGCTGGCGTATGTGCTGAGCCGCTTCACCTTCCCCGGCAACACCGTGATTCGAGGTCTGTTCACCGTGGCCGCGCTGCTGCCCGGTATCGCGATGCAGGTGGCGCTGTACAAGATGATGGTCAATATCGGCGCGGTCAACACCATGTGGGGATACATCCTCATGATGTGCGGCACCGATGTGATCTCCATCTATGTGTTCATCCAGTTCTTCGAGAACATTCCGGTCTCGCTCGACGAGTCCGCCATCGTGGATGGCGCGTCGTACTTCACCGTCTATTCGAAGATCCTGCTGCCGCTGCTCAAGCCCGCCATCGTCACCTGCATGATCCTCAAGGGCGTCGGCGTGTACAACGAATACTATGCGTCGAACCTGTATCTGCAGGATTCGGATCTGAAAACCATAGCGATCGCCCTGTACTCGTTCACGGGGCCCATGGGCTCGAAGTACAACCTGATCTGCGCAGGCGTGATCATCACGCTGCTGCCGATGCTGATCCTGTTCCTGGTGTTCCAGAAGCAGATCTACAACGGCATCGCCGCAGGTGCCGTCAAGGAATAA
- a CDS encoding LacI family DNA-binding transcriptional regulator: MALLKSKVTISDVAKAAGVSNSAVSYALNGKPGVSEKTRDKVLKVADSMGWKPNSAAKALSDASSRAIGLALAYSPETISVDSYSMALFSGMCTELERNNYSLMLRIIPVGGDTMSIHRDWIADGSVDGVVITNVEIGDPRIELYKQHPEVPVVALADPSVTGGLPTLTSDDVAAARLVVDFLHELGHTHIARVAGPERYGHTFGRDRAFIEETSEMGMHYDCLHGDYSPEAGADCTARLMAFSEPPTAIVYDSDSMAIAGLQTAVAKGIAVPEQLSIVSWDDSFVCRAVTPGLTALKRNVPASGKQLVPMLLRQIAGEQVENELEDPYELIPRGSTAAACVPGGVR; this comes from the coding sequence ATGGCGCTGTTGAAATCGAAGGTCACGATTTCCGACGTCGCGAAAGCTGCAGGAGTGTCCAACAGCGCTGTCTCTTATGCGTTGAACGGCAAGCCCGGGGTTTCGGAGAAGACCCGGGACAAAGTGCTCAAAGTCGCCGACAGCATGGGGTGGAAGCCCAACAGCGCCGCCAAGGCGCTGTCCGATGCCAGCAGCCGTGCCATCGGCCTGGCGCTGGCCTATAGTCCGGAGACCATTTCCGTCGATTCGTATTCGATGGCGCTGTTCTCCGGCATGTGCACCGAACTTGAGCGGAACAACTATTCGCTGATGTTGCGCATCATCCCCGTCGGAGGCGACACCATGTCCATCCACCGTGACTGGATCGCGGATGGCAGCGTGGACGGCGTGGTCATCACCAATGTGGAGATCGGCGATCCCCGTATCGAATTGTATAAGCAGCATCCTGAGGTGCCGGTGGTGGCGTTGGCGGATCCGTCCGTCACCGGCGGTCTTCCCACGTTGACCAGCGATGATGTCGCGGCGGCGCGGTTGGTCGTGGACTTCCTTCACGAGCTGGGGCATACGCATATCGCGCGTGTGGCCGGTCCGGAGCGCTACGGCCATACCTTCGGCCGCGATCGTGCGTTTATCGAGGAGACTTCGGAGATGGGCATGCACTACGACTGCCTGCACGGCGATTATTCGCCGGAGGCGGGCGCTGACTGCACAGCCCGTCTGATGGCTTTCTCCGAACCTCCCACGGCCATCGTCTACGATAGCGACAGCATGGCCATCGCCGGCCTGCAGACGGCCGTCGCCAAAGGTATCGCCGTGCCCGAGCAGCTGTCCATCGTCTCATGGGACGATTCGTTCGTCTGCCGGGCGGTGACGCCGGGGCTGACGGCGTTGAAACGCAACGTGCCCGCTTCGGGGAAGCAGTTGGTGCCGATGCTGTTGCGGCAGATCGCCGGCGAACAGGTCGAGAACGAACTCGAGGATCCCTATGAGCTGATTCCTCGCGGCTCCACGGCCGCCGCCTGCGTGCCCGGCGGCGTTCGCTGA
- a CDS encoding alpha-galactosidase codes for MFDQGPHKVLRRDGVCVVVKTPPDQMPQVEYWGRDLGGELLADEAALAALDAMTLKDTPPNKPDAAWRPSLLPQGAEGWGGRPGLEAHRGGLPAFASWTAIDYASQANTKLSIEAVDEMNGLRLEIMLSLEQGGLLVVRHALTNTGADGAGAEPLIVNWLDGVMPCPRRVDTLTQFTGRWPLEKQPFVASMPVGSVTRDCRRGKTGHDSPWLFIASVGEPRWETGEIWACHLAWSGNQTYRVDNLPQHEPLIGAGELVGPAEIRLSTGERYESPEVCFSYSDCGLDGMAARFHTWLRAMPKRVDPVSNPRPFTLNTWEAVYFKQDEATLMRLADRAAQAGVERFVLDDGWFHKRRDDTRGLGDWWVDPEVWPNGLNALADHVHALGMQFGLWFEPEMVNLDSDLARVHPDWILARPSAVPNRGDLSYRSQYVLDLANPDAYAHIHDQMVACVRDLGVDYIKWDHNREVTEPVHQRDGRYGLHNQTLACYRLFDELKAEFPGLEIESCSSGGARTDAGILRHADRIWASDSNDPRDRVDIQRFTELIVPPEMIGAHVGPSPAHSTGRATEVSYRAAVSLTGCAGFEWNILECDDDEVARLAAFVALYKELRGLLHTGRILHADLADPSLRARGVVDAEGEHAVWVVASVDNIADWLAERLYVPGLDPRRDYRIRLREEVGAAKWGWITPQWLTMARQSEGFVASGRLLAEVGLQLPNLWPMQAIILEFDAQ; via the coding sequence ATGTTCGATCAAGGCCCGCACAAGGTGCTTCGGCGTGACGGCGTATGTGTGGTGGTCAAGACGCCTCCCGATCAGATGCCGCAGGTGGAGTATTGGGGACGTGACCTCGGCGGCGAGCTGTTGGCGGACGAGGCGGCGCTTGCCGCGCTTGACGCCATGACCTTGAAGGACACCCCGCCTAACAAGCCCGACGCCGCATGGCGCCCGTCGTTGTTGCCGCAAGGTGCCGAGGGGTGGGGCGGTAGGCCGGGATTGGAGGCCCACCGTGGCGGACTGCCGGCATTCGCCAGCTGGACCGCCATCGATTATGCCTCACAGGCCAATACCAAGCTGTCGATCGAAGCTGTGGATGAGATGAACGGACTTCGGTTGGAGATCATGCTGTCGCTGGAGCAAGGCGGCCTGCTCGTCGTCCGACATGCACTGACCAATACGGGGGCGGATGGCGCCGGTGCCGAACCGTTGATCGTCAATTGGCTCGATGGCGTGATGCCGTGCCCGCGTCGTGTCGACACGCTCACCCAGTTCACTGGACGTTGGCCTTTGGAAAAACAGCCGTTCGTCGCCTCCATGCCGGTCGGCTCCGTCACACGAGACTGTCGACGTGGCAAGACAGGGCATGATTCACCGTGGCTGTTCATCGCATCCGTGGGCGAGCCGCGCTGGGAAACCGGTGAGATCTGGGCCTGCCATCTTGCATGGAGCGGTAACCAGACCTATCGCGTGGACAACCTGCCTCAGCACGAGCCCTTGATCGGTGCCGGGGAACTGGTCGGGCCGGCGGAGATTCGCCTGTCGACGGGGGAACGGTACGAGTCGCCGGAGGTGTGTTTCTCCTATTCGGACTGCGGACTTGACGGCATGGCCGCACGATTCCATACATGGCTGCGCGCCATGCCGAAGCGGGTCGATCCCGTTTCGAATCCAAGGCCGTTCACCCTCAACACTTGGGAGGCTGTGTATTTCAAGCAGGACGAAGCCACGCTGATGCGTTTGGCTGACCGCGCCGCACAGGCGGGGGTGGAGCGGTTCGTGCTCGACGACGGCTGGTTCCATAAGCGCCGCGACGACACGCGCGGTCTGGGGGATTGGTGGGTGGATCCCGAGGTGTGGCCGAATGGACTCAACGCCCTGGCCGATCATGTGCATGCCCTGGGTATGCAGTTTGGACTGTGGTTCGAACCGGAGATGGTCAATCTCGATTCCGATCTCGCCCGCGTGCATCCCGATTGGATTCTTGCCAGACCTTCGGCCGTGCCGAACCGCGGCGACCTATCCTACCGCAGCCAGTACGTGTTGGATCTGGCGAATCCAGACGCGTATGCCCATATCCATGACCAGATGGTCGCCTGCGTGCGCGATCTTGGTGTGGATTACATCAAGTGGGATCACAACCGTGAAGTCACCGAGCCGGTGCATCAGCGTGATGGTCGATATGGACTGCATAATCAGACTCTGGCCTGTTACCGGCTGTTCGACGAGCTTAAAGCCGAATTCCCCGGATTGGAAATCGAGAGCTGCTCGTCCGGCGGTGCCCGTACCGATGCTGGGATTCTGCGGCATGCCGACCGCATTTGGGCTTCCGATTCCAATGATCCGCGGGACCGCGTCGATATTCAGCGGTTCACCGAGCTCATCGTGCCTCCTGAGATGATCGGCGCCCATGTAGGGCCGAGTCCGGCGCATTCCACGGGGCGCGCCACTGAAGTGAGTTATCGGGCCGCCGTGTCGTTGACCGGATGCGCCGGTTTTGAATGGAACATCCTGGAATGCGATGATGACGAAGTGGCGAGGCTTGCCGCATTCGTCGCATTGTATAAGGAACTGCGTGGTTTGCTGCATACGGGCCGGATCCTGCATGCCGACCTTGCGGATCCATCTTTGCGCGCCCGCGGCGTCGTCGACGCGGAGGGTGAGCACGCCGTGTGGGTTGTGGCGAGTGTGGACAACATCGCCGATTGGCTGGCCGAACGGTTGTATGTGCCGGGACTGGATCCACGGCGAGACTACCGCATCCGATTGCGTGAGGAGGTGGGGGCCGCCAAATGGGGCTGGATCACACCGCAGTGGCTGACCATGGCACGGCAGTCCGAAGGTTTCGTGGCTTCGGGCCGTCTGCTCGCCGAAGTGGGCCTGCAGCTGCCTAACCTGTGGCCGATGCAGGCCATCATCCTCGAATTCGACGCGCAGTGA
- a CDS encoding glycoside hydrolase family 2 protein, with protein sequence MTRTPNTFRPIREHWTVRALNPQVAPENLREAIAAGIPATVPGEVTLDLVAAGLIDEPFDGDNETRQQWIGDVDWQFETTFAWHDAGATRHDLVALGLDTVASLAINGQPIGHAENYHRSYRWDARAALREGENTLTVTFASSVRESDRREQELGYWPHTEHHAFNQLRKPSYQFGWDWGIDVANAGMWRDIGIDSWSDVRLKAVRPIARVLPDGTGALDVTVEIEREGQGRVMTSSQAHAGQCPVPFRVAVKGHGADLTVVGEIEQGRDTAEISVTLPQIQLWWPVGYGDQPLYDVAVDAGDGAAEWSGRIGFRTVRVDTRADEVGRPFQIYVNDVPVHARGWNWVPVDAFLSRGDALVEPRMRDLVESNANMVRAWGGSIYESDEFYDLCDELGVMVWQDFMLACAAYPEDAGTKAEIEAEAREHITRLAPHPSLVVWNGSNENYVAYSEWGGVKQALRDDDLPSNAYGYGEKDWGDYYYSDLFPRLLSQLDSGHTVYLPSSPMSFTRFVDANKDVDGTMHIWDVWNRVDYRAYANYTPRFADEFGYQAPPAFSTLTRVVHDEKLDPFGKQMLVHQKASGGNIKLARGMRSHLTPGHIDDVSYRADGTRDWLIPTDYWSDVEDWHWACQLQQAHAIRFGVEHMRSLEPVNAGTLIWQLNDDWPVVSWAAVDYYGHRKPLWHASRDFFAPRLATIQPRLSEQEREDRSWEGNRVEPDRLALVVLNDARKPWRGVWTVERRTLSGEVLASQHFEVAMDAVSHETLWLDDAVAGFGDPANELIVAECADGSISRAVFNPAEVIDQSLDPAPLEAVVETTADGYDLTVTARSYARDVFCMVDKVDADARIDGGMVTLLPGETVTWHIRAAKGLVPEAFIAANVLRCANDLKAAAR encoded by the coding sequence ATGACCCGCACCCCCAACACTTTCCGTCCCATTCGTGAGCATTGGACCGTTCGCGCGCTGAATCCGCAGGTGGCGCCTGAAAACCTGCGAGAGGCCATAGCCGCCGGCATCCCCGCAACCGTGCCGGGTGAGGTCACCCTTGACCTAGTGGCGGCCGGTCTGATCGATGAGCCGTTCGACGGCGACAACGAGACCCGCCAGCAGTGGATCGGCGATGTGGATTGGCAGTTCGAAACCACCTTCGCATGGCATGACGCGGGCGCAACCCGTCACGATCTTGTCGCCTTAGGTCTGGATACGGTCGCTTCGTTGGCGATCAACGGCCAGCCCATCGGACATGCCGAGAACTACCATCGTTCTTACCGATGGGATGCCCGGGCGGCGCTGCGTGAGGGGGAGAACACGCTCACCGTGACGTTCGCCTCATCCGTGCGCGAATCCGACCGTCGGGAGCAGGAGCTCGGATACTGGCCCCACACCGAACACCACGCGTTCAACCAGCTGCGCAAGCCCTCCTACCAGTTCGGATGGGACTGGGGCATCGACGTGGCCAACGCCGGCATGTGGCGGGACATCGGCATCGATTCCTGGTCCGACGTGCGGCTTAAGGCCGTTCGGCCGATCGCGCGTGTGCTTCCGGACGGCACCGGTGCGCTCGACGTCACCGTGGAGATCGAGCGCGAGGGCCAAGGACGGGTTATGACCTCATCACAGGCTCACGCAGGACAGTGCCCGGTGCCGTTCCGCGTTGCTGTGAAGGGACATGGTGCCGATCTCACCGTCGTCGGTGAAATCGAGCAAGGGCGGGATACCGCCGAAATCAGTGTCACCCTGCCCCAGATCCAACTCTGGTGGCCTGTCGGCTATGGCGATCAGCCGTTGTACGACGTGGCCGTCGACGCCGGCGACGGTGCGGCCGAATGGAGCGGACGTATCGGATTCCGCACCGTTCGAGTGGATACGCGGGCCGACGAGGTCGGCAGGCCGTTCCAGATCTACGTCAATGATGTGCCCGTGCATGCCAGAGGATGGAACTGGGTTCCGGTGGATGCCTTCCTCTCCCGCGGGGACGCGTTGGTGGAGCCGCGCATGCGCGATCTCGTCGAGTCGAACGCCAATATGGTGCGCGCCTGGGGCGGAAGCATTTACGAATCCGACGAATTCTACGATTTGTGCGACGAATTGGGTGTGATGGTCTGGCAGGACTTCATGCTCGCCTGCGCCGCCTATCCGGAGGATGCCGGCACCAAGGCCGAGATCGAGGCCGAGGCGCGTGAGCATATCACCAGATTGGCGCCGCATCCGAGCTTGGTGGTCTGGAACGGTTCGAATGAGAACTACGTCGCCTACAGCGAATGGGGAGGCGTCAAGCAGGCTTTGCGCGATGACGATCTGCCCTCCAACGCCTACGGATATGGTGAGAAGGATTGGGGCGACTACTACTACTCCGATCTGTTCCCCCGACTGCTGTCTCAGCTCGATTCAGGTCACACCGTCTATCTGCCGAGCTCCCCGATGAGCTTCACCCGATTCGTCGACGCCAATAAGGATGTCGACGGAACCATGCACATCTGGGATGTGTGGAACCGGGTCGACTATCGCGCCTACGCGAACTATACGCCGCGTTTCGCCGACGAATTCGGCTATCAGGCGCCGCCGGCCTTCTCCACCCTCACCAGAGTGGTGCATGACGAGAAGCTCGATCCGTTCGGCAAGCAGATGCTGGTCCATCAGAAGGCTTCCGGAGGCAATATCAAGTTGGCGCGCGGCATGCGCTCGCATCTGACGCCGGGGCATATCGACGACGTCAGCTATCGTGCCGACGGAACCCGCGACTGGCTCATCCCCACCGATTACTGGTCCGATGTCGAGGATTGGCATTGGGCGTGCCAGCTGCAGCAGGCCCATGCGATCCGTTTCGGTGTGGAGCATATGCGTTCGCTTGAGCCGGTGAACGCGGGAACGCTGATCTGGCAGCTGAACGACGACTGGCCCGTGGTGAGTTGGGCCGCCGTGGACTACTACGGGCATCGTAAACCCCTGTGGCACGCCTCGCGCGACTTCTTCGCCCCTCGTCTGGCCACCATCCAACCGCGTCTGTCCGAACAGGAGCGTGAGGATAGAAGCTGGGAGGGCAATCGTGTGGAGCCGGACCGCCTGGCGCTGGTGGTTCTCAACGATGCGAGGAAGCCGTGGCGGGGTGTTTGGACCGTCGAACGTCGCACATTGAGTGGTGAGGTATTGGCCTCGCAGCATTTCGAGGTGGCGATGGATGCCGTTTCCCATGAGACCCTGTGGCTGGACGACGCGGTGGCCGGATTCGGCGACCCCGCGAACGAGCTGATCGTCGCCGAATGCGCGGATGGCAGCATCTCCCGCGCCGTGTTCAACCCCGCCGAGGTCATCGACCAGTCGCTTGATCCCGCGCCTCTGGAGGCTGTGGTCGAGACGACGGCGGACGGCTACGACCTCACCGTCACTGCGCGATCCTATGCGCGAGACGTGTTCTGCATGGTCGACAAAGTCGATGCCGACGCCCGCATCGATGGCGGTATGGTCACGTTGCTGCCCGGCGAGACGGTGACCTGGCACATTCGTGCGGCGAAGGGACTTGTCCCCGAGGCGTTCATCGCCGCGAACGTGTTGCGCTGCGCCAATGATTTAAAGGCGGCGGCACGCTGA
- a CDS encoding YesL family protein, giving the protein MQIFKQDSPFNEFMSRIGDLAMINVAWIICCLPIVTIGASTGAMYEVTRRLHENDDAHVLRAFLAAFRRRFTVSLALTLIALAFVALASFDLWWLTKGVPDAPYAPVVYGATIAVATVAWAGFGFVFPVMARSTLSAMAQIRQSFRVAVAHPLTTVATLFLNALPWIIAVAVPGGLAFTVFFYGLLLSAVTAYIVVYLMLRAGMITARATEQ; this is encoded by the coding sequence ATGCAGATATTCAAGCAAGACAGCCCGTTCAATGAGTTCATGTCACGCATCGGCGACCTGGCGATGATCAACGTCGCTTGGATCATCTGCTGTCTGCCGATCGTCACCATCGGCGCGTCGACCGGCGCGATGTACGAAGTGACGCGACGTCTGCATGAGAACGACGACGCGCATGTGCTGCGCGCGTTCCTTGCCGCGTTCCGTCGTCGGTTCACGGTCTCCCTGGCATTGACGCTGATCGCTCTGGCCTTCGTCGCCCTGGCGTCGTTCGACCTATGGTGGTTGACGAAAGGCGTGCCGGATGCGCCATACGCGCCGGTGGTGTACGGCGCGACGATAGCGGTGGCGACGGTGGCATGGGCCGGATTCGGCTTCGTGTTCCCGGTCATGGCCCGCAGCACGCTGTCCGCGATGGCGCAGATCCGGCAGTCGTTCCGTGTCGCCGTCGCGCACCCGTTGACCACGGTGGCGACGTTGTTCCTCAACGCGTTGCCATGGATCATCGCCGTCGCCGTTCCGGGCGGGCTCGCCTTCACCGTATTTTTCTATGGACTGCTGCTTTCGGCCGTCACCGCCTACATCGTCGTATACCTCATGCTGCGTGCGGGCATGATCACGGCGAGAGCCACCGAGCAATAG
- a CDS encoding carbohydrate ABC transporter permease: MTSTTAESAAVAEIPTNKQPRDWRKTGIIVAFCAIPLTLLIVFTYLPFASMVGYSFFKMKYIGPREWVGLENYIDVFTRPDTLSSLKLSLYYMAGALIQVAIALYLSTILAFKVRCGGAFKAIYFFPYLINGIAVGFIFKFFYTRGYVFDTVLQWCGFQLDSLPYWLKDQSINNWSLVGASIWRYLGQNVILFIGAMMSIDKSLYEAAEIDGANKFQQFRHIILPGIKTILVLNIILSITGSLSAFEGPYVITTGANGTATYFVRMDRLAHVNQKVGLASAMAIVLLIIILICAMLQQLFFNYVFKDADDGVAKAKKRARKIERQRRKIAAKSAPIFRNGPNTSRESKAKVVAR; this comes from the coding sequence ATGACTTCAACAACCGCGGAATCGGCGGCCGTGGCCGAGATCCCCACCAACAAACAGCCGAGGGACTGGCGTAAAACCGGCATCATCGTGGCGTTCTGCGCGATCCCGCTCACGCTGCTCATCGTATTCACCTATCTGCCGTTCGCCAGTATGGTGGGCTACAGCTTCTTCAAAATGAAATACATCGGCCCGCGCGAATGGGTGGGCTTGGAGAACTACATCGACGTGTTCACCCGCCCGGACACGCTTTCGTCGCTCAAACTGAGCCTGTACTACATGGCCGGAGCGCTCATCCAGGTCGCCATCGCGCTGTACCTGTCGACCATCCTGGCGTTCAAGGTCCGTTGCGGTGGCGCCTTCAAGGCGATCTACTTCTTCCCCTACCTGATCAACGGCATCGCGGTGGGCTTCATCTTCAAATTCTTCTACACCCGCGGTTACGTGTTCGACACCGTGCTGCAATGGTGTGGATTCCAGCTGGATTCGCTGCCGTATTGGCTTAAGGACCAGTCCATCAACAACTGGTCGCTGGTGGGCGCCTCCATCTGGCGGTATCTGGGCCAGAACGTGATTCTGTTCATCGGCGCGATGATGTCGATCGATAAATCGCTGTACGAGGCGGCTGAGATCGACGGCGCGAACAAATTCCAGCAATTCCGCCACATTATCCTTCCCGGCATCAAAACGATTCTCGTGCTCAACATCATCCTGTCGATCACCGGCTCGCTTTCCGCCTTCGAAGGACCTTACGTGATCACCACGGGCGCGAACGGCACCGCCACCTACTTTGTGCGCATGGACCGTCTTGCCCACGTCAACCAGAAGGTCGGTCTGGCCTCCGCCATGGCCATCGTGCTGCTGATCATCATCCTGATCTGCGCCATGCTGCAGCAGCTGTTCTTCAACTACGTGTTCAAAGACGCCGACGATGGCGTGGCCAAAGCCAAGAAACGGGCGCGCAAAATCGAGCGTCAGCGTCGCAAGATCGCGGCGAAAAGCGCGCCGATCTTCCGAAACGGTCCCAATACATCCCGAGAATCCAAAGCAAAGGTGGTGGCACGATGA
- a CDS encoding ABC transporter substrate-binding protein → MKALKKIAAAVVASACAISLAACGGESASETTDLQYKDIELGTTGTDITTTIKLYSHRTDMLQDSYNGTTWEQYIAEFNEMYPNITVEVDAGTDYGNSALTRLQGGDWGDIMMIPTVDASELGNYFLSYGKVDDLKDLVHYVYAQHYKDEVYGISSTGNAVGIVYNKAVFEQAGITELPTTPEEFLDDLQAIKDNTDATPLYTNYAAGWTMGAWDAYVGGTATGDATYMNQKLLHTQDPFSDPGDGTHMYNVYKILYEAVADGLTEDDYSTTDWEGSKTQMNNGEIATMVLGSWAVSQMQAAGDNADDIGYMPFPITVDGQQYTSSTADYAYGINKDSSKENQEAAMIFVKWMTDKSGFAYNEGGLPVSMLEENDKLPELYSEFDNVTFLEDEPAVDGEEDLFNDLNSDSELAINASGDARVQAIVEHASNGDMTYDEMVEEWNGKWNQALEDEGIEPEYTTVAD, encoded by the coding sequence ATGAAGGCATTGAAGAAGATCGCCGCTGCCGTCGTCGCCAGCGCCTGCGCCATCAGTTTGGCCGCCTGCGGAGGCGAATCGGCCAGCGAGACCACCGACCTGCAGTACAAAGACATCGAGCTTGGCACCACAGGCACCGACATCACCACCACGATCAAGCTGTACTCGCACCGCACCGACATGCTGCAGGACAGCTACAACGGCACCACCTGGGAGCAATACATCGCCGAATTCAACGAGATGTACCCCAACATCACGGTTGAGGTCGACGCCGGCACCGACTACGGCAACAGCGCGCTGACCCGACTGCAGGGCGGCGATTGGGGCGACATCATGATGATCCCGACCGTGGACGCCTCCGAGTTGGGCAACTACTTCCTGTCGTACGGCAAGGTCGACGACCTCAAGGACCTCGTCCACTACGTGTACGCGCAGCACTACAAGGATGAGGTATACGGCATCTCGTCCACCGGCAACGCCGTCGGCATCGTGTACAACAAGGCCGTGTTCGAGCAGGCCGGCATCACCGAGCTGCCGACCACCCCGGAGGAGTTCCTCGATGATCTGCAGGCCATCAAGGACAACACCGACGCCACGCCGCTGTACACCAACTATGCGGCGGGCTGGACGATGGGCGCCTGGGACGCCTACGTCGGCGGCACCGCCACCGGCGACGCCACGTATATGAACCAGAAGCTGCTCCACACGCAGGATCCCTTCTCCGATCCGGGCGACGGCACGCATATGTACAACGTCTACAAGATCCTTTACGAGGCCGTGGCCGACGGCTTGACCGAAGACGATTACTCCACCACCGACTGGGAGGGGTCCAAGACCCAGATGAACAACGGCGAGATCGCCACCATGGTGCTCGGTTCCTGGGCGGTCTCCCAGATGCAGGCCGCCGGCGACAACGCCGACGATATCGGATACATGCCGTTCCCCATCACCGTGGACGGCCAGCAGTACACCTCCTCCACCGCCGACTACGCCTACGGCATCAACAAGGACTCCTCCAAGGAGAACCAGGAGGCCGCGATGATCTTCGTCAAGTGGATGACCGACAAGTCCGGCTTCGCCTACAACGAGGGCGGTCTGCCGGTGAGCATGCTTGAGGAGAACGACAAGCTGCCCGAGCTGTACAGTGAGTTCGACAACGTGACCTTCCTTGAGGACGAGCCTGCCGTGGACGGCGAGGAGGATCTGTTCAACGACCTCAACTCCGACTCCGAGCTGGCCATCAACGCCAGCGGCGACGCCCGCGTCCAGGCTATCGTCGAGCACGCCTCCAACGGCGATATGACCTACGACGAGATGGTCGAGGAGTGGAACGGCAAGTGGAACCAGGCGCTTGAGGACGAGGGCATCGAGCCCGAATACACCACGGTGGCCGACTGA